Proteins encoded in a region of the Marinobacter arenosus genome:
- the icmH gene encoding type IVB secretion system protein IcmH/DotU, whose protein sequence is MADAQVMDLPNGGMDTGSSAFSDLMFADVSERSASSASGFANEQFQLRGLEDNRLIDAATPLLGLVIRVRRLTEFGDVEGLYRQVVDEVTAVDRELIEQGYERPTVVAYRYVLCAFIDEAVLGTDWGAHSVWSQHSLLSRFHNETWGGEKVFAILGRMEREPARYRDMLAFIHLCLSLGFEGRYKVMENGRDEYEAIVQGLYEQLKNQRKSDEPGPLSDALSNVTPARNRLRSGLPLWGIAGFFVAAMVGVYTLYSMALDDRIKDVLSVLEQLPK, encoded by the coding sequence ATGGCAGATGCGCAGGTAATGGATTTACCCAATGGTGGTATGGACACTGGCAGCAGTGCATTCAGCGATTTGATGTTTGCCGATGTCTCCGAACGCTCCGCGTCCTCCGCCAGTGGCTTCGCCAACGAACAGTTTCAGCTTCGAGGACTCGAGGATAACCGGCTCATAGATGCGGCTACGCCACTGCTTGGTCTGGTAATCCGTGTGCGCCGGCTGACTGAGTTTGGTGACGTGGAGGGCCTGTACCGGCAAGTCGTCGACGAAGTAACGGCAGTGGATCGGGAACTCATTGAACAGGGCTATGAGCGACCAACGGTGGTGGCCTATCGCTATGTACTGTGTGCCTTTATCGACGAAGCGGTGCTTGGCACTGATTGGGGAGCGCACAGCGTATGGTCTCAACACTCTCTGTTGTCCCGGTTCCACAACGAAACCTGGGGTGGGGAAAAGGTGTTCGCCATTCTGGGCCGCATGGAGCGGGAACCCGCCCGCTATCGGGATATGCTGGCTTTCATTCACCTGTGCCTGTCACTTGGTTTTGAAGGCCGTTACAAGGTAATGGAAAACGGTCGCGATGAGTATGAAGCGATCGTTCAGGGGTTGTACGAACAGCTCAAGAATCAGCGAAAAAGCGACGAGCCAGGCCCCTTGTCGGATGCCCTGAGCAACGTCACACCAGCCCGTAACCGACTGCGAAGTGGCCTGCCTCTGTGGGGCATTGCCGGGTTCTTTGTTGCGGCAATGGTGGGCGTTTACACCCTCTATAGCATGGCGCTGGATGATCGCATCAAGGATGTGCTCAGCGTTCTGGAACAACTACCGAAATAA
- the tssK gene encoding type VI secretion system baseplate subunit TssK, whose translation MAVTNRVVWSDGLFIKPQHFQQQQRYLEHQINERALAVSDFLYGFSDLELNDEYLSFGSIGLVRAAGFFPDGTRFNLSQDDAMPEPLEIGDASVANQVVYLAIPLGSDSLAEVQWPDTSTTGRFRAASAEIRDLHSVDGDAHSIDVARVAPRLMLEREDRSAYAALAVGRILEKRPDGSLVLDSHFVPTMLSVRAAPRLQRFVGEMAGLMRERAKNIAERVGAPSQGGVADVADFMLLQMLNRAHPKFMHLARLRQLHPERLYEAMLELCGELVTFTDENRLPREYSAYDHDLPEVCFTPLMQVLRQSLSTVLEPRALAIQLQERQYGLTVAPLQDSQLVRDAEFILAVKADLPLDDLRKQFTQQCKVASVEKIRDLISLQLPGIPLTALPVAPRQLPYHAGFVYFRLDDQSQAWQMLDNASGFAFHVAGSFPGMEMQFWAIRS comes from the coding sequence ATGGCGGTTACCAATCGAGTCGTCTGGAGTGACGGCCTGTTCATAAAGCCTCAGCACTTCCAGCAACAGCAGCGCTATCTGGAGCATCAGATCAATGAGCGCGCATTGGCCGTCTCGGACTTTCTTTACGGCTTTAGCGATCTTGAGCTGAATGATGAATACCTGAGTTTCGGTAGCATCGGTCTGGTCCGGGCCGCGGGCTTTTTCCCCGACGGCACTCGGTTCAACCTTTCCCAGGACGATGCCATGCCGGAACCGCTGGAAATTGGCGACGCTTCCGTGGCCAATCAGGTGGTTTACCTCGCGATTCCACTCGGCAGCGATTCCCTGGCGGAGGTGCAGTGGCCGGATACGTCAACAACAGGGCGGTTCCGGGCTGCAAGTGCGGAGATACGAGACCTGCACTCGGTTGACGGAGATGCCCACTCCATTGACGTCGCCCGGGTCGCCCCGCGGTTGATGTTGGAGCGGGAGGATCGCAGCGCCTATGCCGCCCTGGCAGTTGGGCGAATTCTGGAAAAGCGGCCAGATGGCAGCCTCGTCCTCGACTCCCATTTTGTACCGACGATGTTGAGTGTACGGGCTGCGCCCCGGCTTCAGCGCTTTGTGGGCGAAATGGCGGGCTTGATGCGCGAGCGGGCAAAGAACATCGCTGAACGCGTGGGTGCGCCAAGCCAGGGCGGCGTGGCCGATGTGGCCGATTTTATGCTGCTTCAGATGCTTAACCGCGCCCACCCGAAGTTCATGCACCTGGCCCGCTTGCGTCAGCTCCATCCGGAGCGACTGTACGAAGCCATGCTGGAACTGTGCGGTGAGCTGGTTACCTTCACCGACGAAAATCGATTGCCCCGAGAATATTCAGCCTACGACCACGACTTGCCAGAGGTCTGCTTTACCCCGCTGATGCAGGTTCTTCGTCAGTCCCTGAGTACAGTATTGGAGCCGCGGGCACTGGCCATTCAATTGCAGGAACGGCAATACGGTCTCACGGTTGCCCCGTTGCAAGACAGTCAACTGGTGCGTGACGCCGAGTTTATTCTGGCCGTGAAAGCAGATTTGCCGCTGGACGACCTGCGCAAGCAGTTCACCCAGCAGTGCAAGGTGGCCTCGGTGGAAAAGATCCGCGATCTCATCAGCCTGCAGTTACCGGGCATTCCGTTGACGGCATTACCGGTAGCGCCGCGGCAGCTTCCTTACCATGCCGGATTTGTTTACTTCCGACTGGATGACCAGAGCCAGGCTTGGCAAATGCTCGACAACGCAAGTGGCTTCGCCTTCCACGTGGCCGGAAGTTTCCCCGGCATGGAAATGCAATTTTGGGCAATAAGGAGCTAA
- the tssJ gene encoding type VI secretion system lipoprotein TssJ has product MKICKWSLLAITLVLAGCSTPYNAVTKTAKVLWDPDIPVGYPEDLPSRVDLTMVAEPDVNPNESLAPTPIAFQIIEMRDSSLLMAGDFDSLLNNLDESLGQNYVDHSDYSLVPGQFKFVEPFEISEDTRFVGVIAFYAYPNLSQWKKVVKVDPLGGRYHLLVNLREREVQLKRSDES; this is encoded by the coding sequence GTGAAGATCTGCAAATGGAGTTTGCTGGCGATAACCCTTGTGCTGGCAGGATGCAGCACGCCTTACAACGCGGTGACCAAGACCGCGAAAGTTCTCTGGGATCCCGACATACCGGTGGGGTACCCGGAAGACCTGCCCAGCCGGGTTGACCTGACCATGGTAGCGGAACCCGACGTTAACCCGAATGAATCGCTGGCGCCGACCCCGATTGCCTTCCAGATTATTGAGATGCGGGATAGCTCGTTGCTGATGGCCGGTGACTTTGACTCGCTCCTGAACAATCTCGACGAATCGTTGGGCCAGAACTACGTGGACCACAGTGATTATTCGCTTGTGCCTGGTCAGTTCAAGTTCGTTGAGCCCTTCGAGATCAGTGAAGACACCCGCTTTGTTGGCGTGATTGCCTTTTACGCCTACCCCAACCTGTCCCAATGGAAAAAAGTGGTGAAGGTGGACCCCCTTGGTGGCCGGTACCATCTGCTCGTCAACCTGCGAGAGCGGGAAGTACAGCTGAAGCGTTCGGACGAGTCCTGA
- the tagH gene encoding type VI secretion system-associated FHA domain protein TagH, whose product MNTRPSMLLKLTLTNPAETGSGAIIEHCFDVSGGSIGTAANDTWQLSPHRTGVVAGHAEIRFMDGGFCLIDRSGRTFINSSSQPLGRGRRARLEHGDTVKVGRYHLRAELAAGDRSHHGADPEPEHDQLVNGDVVEPDKVSVHEKEAAVEGKEPLEGLDPAIGMDDTNDPLNPWRRELAGEQGTELSLMADDPTWVAGAAAVTDEYRENRDVAMGLPIRTSGRDRMPDSRSVAGYHRNSDTSRKHISGAPLMRGMETELEFVSSDEMQLFMEEAGQTLKATVEGLLALHQCEDSRHQALRTRLQPIEDNPLRLGADYQDTVQTLFASQRSPVHLSAPAAIRESLESLNHHQLATQSAIREALAAILHAFSPDALLRRFHGYRRGLGQSEDEGRWAWDMYQNYYRELKSSRQQGFERLFQEVFDQAYDQHLRQLQREDLL is encoded by the coding sequence ATGAACACTCGCCCGTCAATGCTTCTGAAGTTGACACTCACGAATCCGGCGGAAACGGGGAGTGGAGCGATCATTGAGCATTGCTTCGACGTCAGTGGTGGCTCAATCGGTACCGCAGCCAACGACACCTGGCAACTCTCGCCTCATCGTACCGGAGTGGTGGCTGGCCATGCCGAGATTCGCTTTATGGATGGGGGCTTTTGCCTGATCGATCGCAGCGGTCGGACGTTTATCAACAGCTCCAGTCAACCGCTTGGTCGGGGCCGACGGGCACGCCTGGAACATGGTGATACGGTGAAGGTTGGCCGGTATCACCTTCGTGCGGAACTGGCCGCCGGAGATAGGTCACATCACGGGGCAGATCCTGAGCCCGAGCATGATCAGCTGGTCAATGGTGACGTTGTCGAACCAGACAAAGTGTCTGTTCATGAGAAGGAAGCGGCCGTGGAAGGGAAAGAGCCGCTGGAAGGCCTTGACCCGGCCATTGGAATGGATGACACCAACGATCCGCTGAATCCCTGGCGAAGGGAACTCGCGGGAGAGCAGGGGACGGAATTGTCGCTTATGGCTGATGACCCCACGTGGGTGGCGGGTGCTGCTGCAGTAACGGATGAATATCGGGAAAACCGCGACGTTGCGATGGGGCTTCCGATCAGAACATCAGGGAGAGATAGAATGCCAGACTCACGATCTGTTGCTGGTTATCACAGGAATTCCGATACGAGTCGAAAACACATCAGCGGTGCACCGCTGATGCGGGGCATGGAAACGGAGCTGGAGTTCGTTAGCAGCGACGAAATGCAGCTATTCATGGAGGAGGCAGGGCAAACACTCAAAGCCACGGTCGAGGGGCTGCTTGCTTTGCATCAATGTGAAGACAGTCGCCATCAGGCCCTCCGTACCAGGCTCCAGCCGATCGAAGATAATCCGCTGCGGTTGGGTGCCGATTACCAGGACACGGTACAAACCCTGTTTGCCAGTCAGCGCAGCCCGGTACACCTGTCAGCGCCAGCCGCCATTAGAGAGAGTCTGGAAAGTCTTAACCACCACCAGTTGGCGACCCAATCGGCCATCCGTGAGGCCCTCGCCGCAATTCTGCACGCATTCTCGCCGGATGCCCTGCTGCGCCGCTTCCACGGATATCGTCGAGGGCTGGGACAGAGTGAAGATGAGGGCCGCTGGGCCTGGGACATGTATCAGAACTACTACCGTGAACTGAAATCCAGTCGTCAGCAGGGCTTTGAACGTCTCTTTCAGGAGGTGTTCGACCAGGCTTACGACCAACACTTGCGCCAATTACAGAGGGAGGATCTGTTGTGA